Within the uncultured Draconibacterium sp. genome, the region TTCCTGGTGCCTTTGGTAACAGCCGCGCTATGGATGAAGAGTTTGCAGCACCCGTTTGCTTATAACTATTTCCAGGGCGAAGATCAAAACATACTTTATAATTTCATTTACCAACTGGTTGACGACAAGCCACTGGTGCAGGTTATTCTCGGAATTGTAATGACCATATTGCTGGCCTACGCAATGCAGCTAGTGAACGACCGGTACATGTTCATCCGCATTAAAAGTAAACTGCCTGCTTTGCTGTTTGTAGTTATTGTGGGTGGTTTTGTGCCAATGCACACTTTGCACCCGGTATATTTTGGCACTTTTTTTATACTGCTTGCCATTTACCGGTTGTTTGGCATTTTTGAAACGAAAAAGGCCTATTCTTCCACCTTCGATGTCGGTTTTTTATTGGGAGTGGGAGCACTTTTCTATCTGGATGTTGCGGTGCTGCTACCTGCATTTATTGTAGGAATAGCTTTGCTGAGCCGCGAAGTCGGTTGGCGCGAATTTACCACCTTGCTCCTCGGTTTTTTACTTCCGTTTATTTTTGCTGTAGCCTACGCTGTGCTATCCGACAGCTTGCCCGAGGTGCTGAATATGATGGAAGAAAGTATCGTTACGCCTGTTAATCATTTTCGTTCAAATATTCCCTTACAGGTTTATCTGGTAACGCTAATTTTATTTACAATTACCGGAAGTATTGGAATGTTTGGACAATACGATACGAAAAAGATCAGCTCAAGAAAATACTTCGCTGTATTTTTCTGGATCTTTATCTTTTCGCTGGCAGGATTTGCGTTAAATCCGGTAACGTCGCAGGAAATGCTGGTTATCACGGCAATTCCTGTTACCTACCTCATTGCTAACCTTTTTGTGTTTATGAAAAGCCGCTTTTGGAGCGAGTTGCTTTTTATTTTACTATTGCTTATTGTTGTTTCAATGCAGTTCTCTTTCGATTTATTTTGATGGACAAGAATAAACCCACTTTAGCGATTTATGGCATTCAGGATCGGTTTGATTATGAACACCCGTTTTATGTGCACGACCACAATCTGGCATTGATGCAAGACGGAAAAGTAGAGTGGTTTTTGCAACAGGAAAGGATTTCGCGCCGCAAACGAGATAATTCGCTCCACATTCATCTGAAATCGATTTTAAAAGATAAGAAACTACTGGGCAAAGATTACGACCTGGTTTTTGTTGACAATGTGGTTGGTCGCACCTTTTTGCTTCAAAGTGGCGAAGTGCGTTTTGAAGCGCCGTTAAATCACGAATTATCTACCGATCTGGAAAAGGGAAAATGCTGGTGGTTTGGAGAAGAAAAAGAAGCGTGGGCGTTAAACCACGAGTTGGCACATATGTTTTCGTGCCTGCCATTTTTCGGAAACTTGCAGGATAACAGCCTGCTGGTTCATTTTGACGGCGGTGCCAGTTTAAGTAATTTTTCAGCGGCCATTTGCAAGAATAATCGGTTGGAATGGCTGGAATATCATTGGGATTTAAAACCCTACTCAAAACTGTTTAATGCCAACGCACTGGTTTTTGCTATAATCGGAGCTAAGCTGCCCGAACAAAATGCCGTTCCGGGAAAATTTATGGGATTTTCGGGGCTTGGGAATTATCGCCCCGAGTTGGGCGACTGGCTGAAAAGCAACAATTTCTTCCAGGATATCTGGGGAAAAACATCGGTGTTTTTCGAGGCTGCTAAAAAAGATTGGGGAGTTGATCTGAAATCGTTTAACCAGAAAGATTCATTTATTCAGGATGTAGCGGCTACACTACAGGAGTTTTTCGTTCAGGAAATATTGAATAAGCTGAAAGTTTTGCAGGAAAAAACCAGTGCTGAAAATTTATACTACACCGGCGGATCGGCATTAAATATTGTAGCCAATACACGAATTGTAAACAGCGGAATGTTTAAACAGGTTTTTATCCCACCATGCACTGAAGATTCAGGTCTGGCGTTGGGAGCAGCTGCTTTTGCCGGGTGGAAAAAGCATGGGAAAGTTGAGGTAAACACAGCTTATATAAATAACTGGGGAATTGAAAATTACCAGGCTGAATTTTCTGAGGAAACAATAAATGAAGTAGCTGAACAACTGGCAACAAAAAAGCTGATTGGCATTTGCAATAACTTTGGCGAGGCCGGGCCGCGTGCTTTGGGAAACCGCAGTATTTTAGCTTTTGCCGGATCAAAGGAACTGTCGAAAATACTGAGTACCGAGAAGAAAGGACGCGAGTGGTATCGTCCGTTGGCGCCGGTGGCTTTGGAGCAAAACGTAAAATATTTTACCGGCCAATCGGAAGTTCATCCGCTGTCGAAATTTATGTTGCTCGATTTTGCTGTTCTTCCCGAAAAACAGCAGGAGATTGTTGGAGCAATTCATGCCGACGGGACTGCGCGTTTTCAATCCATTTCAAAAGAATTGGATAACCCGTTTTTGTTTGCTTTGCTGAAACAACTGGATAAAAAGTATGGCATGAAGGCACTGATAAATACCTCGTTTAATGCCGGTGGCGAACCTATCGTTCATACAGAAGAGGATGCGCTGCAATCGGCAAAAAAAATGCAACTCGACGGCGTGGTTTTAAATGGAAAGTTTGTTCAGCTTTAACTATTTTTACGGAAGTTTGTTAAACAAGAATTAATGGCAATAATATTAAATATCGAAACATCAACCGAAGTTTGTTCGGTTTCACTGGCAGAGAACGGTAAAACGCTTTACCAAAAAGAAAGCACCGAAGGATTAAATCATTCAAAGTTGCTAACCGTTTTTATTGAAAATCTTTTTAGCGAAAATAATCTCGATATTCATAAAATTGATGCGGTAGCAGTAAGTAAAGGTCCGGGGTCGTACACCGGTTTGCGCATTGGTGTATCAGTGGCAAAAGGACTTTGTTATGGATTGGGAAAACCGCTGATAGGTATTGGTTCGATTGAAGCAATGGGACATTATGTGGCCGAAAATACCGGCGAATTCTACCAGGCTGCTAACGGGGAAGAACTTTTGTTCTGCCCGATGATTGACGCCAGACGAATGGAAGTTTATACTGCTCTCTTCGAAAACGGAGGAAAATCAGTAACTGATGTTACCGCCGAAATTATTGATGAAAACTCTTTTGCAGATCATCTTCAAACTAAAAAAATATTGTTTTTTGGAAATGGTGCCGATAAATGCCGCGAAAAAATAACGCATGCAAACGCTTTGTTTAACGGGCCCGAAAAAACAACGGCACGATTTATGCAAAATCTGGCAGAAATTAAGTACAACAAAAAGGAATTTGAAGACGTTGCTTATTTCGAACCCTTTTATTTAAAGGATTTTGTAGCAACCATTCCGAAAAACAAAATATTAAAATGAACAAGTTATTCTCCATACTGATTGTTTTCTTCCTGGCAGTGCAAACAGCAAGTGCCGAAGATATTTCGATAAAGTTCAACCTGAAATTTAGTTTTGTAAAAGGTGGCGAAGCCGAAATGACGATCAGTGATACGGTTTTTAACGACCGGCCCGCCATTCATTACCACGTAATGGGAAAAACAACGGGTTTGGCCAATAAACTATACGGCGTTTACGATATTTACGAAACCTACGTTGATGCCGAAACGCGTCTTCCGGTAAAAACTATCCGAAATGTAAAAGAAGGAAGTTACCGACGCTATACGGAAACACTTTTTTACCACGATGTTGATTCGATAAACAGCAGTCGTAGTGGCTGGCGTGCCGTTCCCGATGATCTGCTCGACCTGGTTTCGGTGTTCTTTTATTTCGTTCACAAAAATCCATTCGAGAATCTTCAGCCCGGCGATGCAGTTGTTTATCCTACGATTAATGCCGATAAAATATCGGATATATCGATACAGTATTTACGCGACGAAAAGGTTAAAACCGATGTTGGAACGGTGGATTGCCACGTATTAACACCATCGGTTCGGAAAGGAAAAGTACTGGAAAAGTCGGATGGAGTGAGGTTTTATATTGCGAAAAAGGACAAGGTGCCGGTTTACATTGAGTTCGACATGAGGGTAGGTTCGCTTAAAGCCGTTATAAAACATTATAAAATTAATGGCGTAGAACAATCTTTAAAGTAGATTTTCGTCTTTTGAGTAAAAGCGTTTAGAAATGCTTGATTTTTAACGGATTTAATTATTTTTGCACCGCATATAAAAAGAAATTAATTTATCATGGCTTCTACAGCAGATTTTAAAAATGGAATGTGTTTTATGTTCAAAGGTGAAATTTACACCATTGTATCATTCCTTCACGTAAAACCGGGTAAAGGTCCCGCTTTCGTACGTACAAAACTTAAAAATGTAAAAAACGGAAAGGTAATTGAAAATACATTTAATTCAGGTGTTAAAGTTGATGATGTTCGTGTTGAGCGTCGTCCATACCAGTTCTTGTATCGCGATGATATGGGATTAAATGTAATGAATACTGAAACTTACGAGCAAATTTCCATTCCTGAATCGATGGTTGAAAACAACGACCTGATGAAAGAGGGACAGGTAATTGAAATTCAGTTTCATGCCGAAGAAGAATTGCCTTTAACAGCAGAAATGCCCGACAAAGTTGAGTTAACAATTACTGCAACCATTGAAGGTGAAAAAGGTAACACTGCCAGTTCAACAGCATTAAAACCGGCAACTGTTGAAACAGGTGCTGAAGTTATGGTGCCAATGTTTATTAACGAAGGCGACGTAATTCGCGTAAGCACTGCCGACCGCTCATACAGCGAGCGTGTAAAACAGTAAACAAATTTGCTAAATAAAAAAGCGGGCTCTGGATATCCAGGGCCCGCTTTTTCGTTTTAAACGGATGGTGAATGACAACTTTATGCCAACTTATTTCGTATAACAAGAGCTACATGGCAAAGGCTTTGTAGGCAATTTTTTCATAGTAAACCCTGTTTGGTTAGGGAGAGTGTTCCGGCCCTGTAAGAGGCCGGGATACTTTTATTACACTACTATCTTTTTCCGAAAGCCGCTTGAAAATCAATAGCAAAATCTGGTTCAAAGTTTATTGACTCACCCTGATTGTGCGTTCAACACAATCGTCCCTCTCTCTACAAATCTACCCTTTATACACAAATATTCGTTCTTTGATTTATTGTTGGGCTAACATAAAATTGTTGATAAAAACACAACTAACAGTCTGATTAACAACAGCATAATATTGGCATTCTGGTTGATTTTTCGTATCTTAAAGCTGTGATAGTCAAGGAGTTTAAGGGTTTTTTTAGCGGTTTTTTACCTGATGTCCGAATAGAAAAACGTGCAGAAAAAATTATGGGAGATATGCTTAACTTCGGCAAAGCAGTAGTAAACAAATTTAGTAGAACAAATACAGAAAAAATTGGGGCATATCGTATGTTTGGGAATAATAGTTTCAGCCATATCGAACTAACGGAAAGTGTAATTTCCAGTTGCAAGGCCAAGCAAGGCGGTGCACACCTTCTTTGCATACAGGACACAACAGAGTTTAATTTTACCAACCATCTGCAACGGATTGGGAAAAAAGACAAAGATATCGGCCCGGTAACAAAGAACGACAACGCGGGCTTCTTTTGCCATCCCATGTTGGTGGTAAACGAAGGAGACAAAATGC harbors:
- a CDS encoding DUF6427 family protein, whose translation is MILGKLKSNSSVSLFLVPLVTAALWMKSLQHPFAYNYFQGEDQNILYNFIYQLVDDKPLVQVILGIVMTILLAYAMQLVNDRYMFIRIKSKLPALLFVVIVGGFVPMHTLHPVYFGTFFILLAIYRLFGIFETKKAYSSTFDVGFLLGVGALFYLDVAVLLPAFIVGIALLSREVGWREFTTLLLGFLLPFIFAVAYAVLSDSLPEVLNMMEESIVTPVNHFRSNIPLQVYLVTLILFTITGSIGMFGQYDTKKISSRKYFAVFFWIFIFSLAGFALNPVTSQEMLVITAIPVTYLIANLFVFMKSRFWSELLFILLLLIVVSMQFSFDLF
- a CDS encoding carbamoyltransferase C-terminal domain-containing protein, coding for MDKNKPTLAIYGIQDRFDYEHPFYVHDHNLALMQDGKVEWFLQQERISRRKRDNSLHIHLKSILKDKKLLGKDYDLVFVDNVVGRTFLLQSGEVRFEAPLNHELSTDLEKGKCWWFGEEKEAWALNHELAHMFSCLPFFGNLQDNSLLVHFDGGASLSNFSAAICKNNRLEWLEYHWDLKPYSKLFNANALVFAIIGAKLPEQNAVPGKFMGFSGLGNYRPELGDWLKSNNFFQDIWGKTSVFFEAAKKDWGVDLKSFNQKDSFIQDVAATLQEFFVQEILNKLKVLQEKTSAENLYYTGGSALNIVANTRIVNSGMFKQVFIPPCTEDSGLALGAAAFAGWKKHGKVEVNTAYINNWGIENYQAEFSEETINEVAEQLATKKLIGICNNFGEAGPRALGNRSILAFAGSKELSKILSTEKKGREWYRPLAPVALEQNVKYFTGQSEVHPLSKFMLLDFAVLPEKQQEIVGAIHADGTARFQSISKELDNPFLFALLKQLDKKYGMKALINTSFNAGGEPIVHTEEDALQSAKKMQLDGVVLNGKFVQL
- the tsaB gene encoding tRNA (adenosine(37)-N6)-threonylcarbamoyltransferase complex dimerization subunit type 1 TsaB, giving the protein MAIILNIETSTEVCSVSLAENGKTLYQKESTEGLNHSKLLTVFIENLFSENNLDIHKIDAVAVSKGPGSYTGLRIGVSVAKGLCYGLGKPLIGIGSIEAMGHYVAENTGEFYQAANGEELLFCPMIDARRMEVYTALFENGGKSVTDVTAEIIDENSFADHLQTKKILFFGNGADKCREKITHANALFNGPEKTTARFMQNLAEIKYNKKEFEDVAYFEPFYLKDFVATIPKNKILK
- a CDS encoding DUF3108 domain-containing protein encodes the protein MNKLFSILIVFFLAVQTASAEDISIKFNLKFSFVKGGEAEMTISDTVFNDRPAIHYHVMGKTTGLANKLYGVYDIYETYVDAETRLPVKTIRNVKEGSYRRYTETLFYHDVDSINSSRSGWRAVPDDLLDLVSVFFYFVHKNPFENLQPGDAVVYPTINADKISDISIQYLRDEKVKTDVGTVDCHVLTPSVRKGKVLEKSDGVRFYIAKKDKVPVYIEFDMRVGSLKAVIKHYKINGVEQSLK
- the efp gene encoding elongation factor P gives rise to the protein MASTADFKNGMCFMFKGEIYTIVSFLHVKPGKGPAFVRTKLKNVKNGKVIENTFNSGVKVDDVRVERRPYQFLYRDDMGLNVMNTETYEQISIPESMVENNDLMKEGQVIEIQFHAEEELPLTAEMPDKVELTITATIEGEKGNTASSTALKPATVETGAEVMVPMFINEGDVIRVSTADRSYSERVKQ